CCCATGGTGCGCGCCGCAATGTCGTTGTCGCGGATCGCCACCAACGCCCGGCCGACATAGGAGCGCCGCAGGTTCAACACCACCAGCACCGCCAGCACGCACATCGCCACGCAGAACCAGTAGAAGGCCCTGTCACTGGACAGATCCATGCCGAACATCACCGGGCGCTCGACGGCGATCCCGCTGCCCGCCCCGGTGAACTTGCCGCCTGCCAGGATGCCGGCGCTCACGATGTGCGCAAACGCCAGGGTCGTGATGGCAAGGTAGAGCCCGTGCAAGCGCAGCGAAGGAATGCCCACGATCAGCCCAAAGGCGGCCGGCACGACTGCCGACATCACAAGCGCAAGTTCGGGCGGCAGGCCCAGTCGCGTGACACCGATCGCATAGGCGTAGCCGCCGAGCATGAGAAAGCCGACGTGGCCCAGCGAGATCAGCCCGGTGAACCCGGTGAGCACCATCAGGCCCAGTGCGCCCACGATCGTGAACAGGATCACCGTCATGTGCGACAGCACGTAGTTGCTCATGACGAACGGCGCCCCGATCAGCACGACCAGCAAGACCGCGACCCAGGCTTTCACCGCGGACGAATCCGTCAGGACCACCAGGTCGCTGTACTTTTGTTTGAAGAAACCGCTGCGCATCAGACCCTCTCAATTCTTTTTTCACCGAACAGACCGAAGGGCCGCACCATCAGGACCACCAGGATCAGGACGAAGCCGGCGATCTCCTTGAGGGTGCTGGGCAGGTAGCCGCCCACGAGGTTTTCCAGCACGCCGATCACCAGGCCGCTGACTCCCGAGCCCAGGATGGCGTCGAAGCCGCCCAGCACCGTGGCGGGAAACGCCTTCAGGCCGAGTTCGAAGATGGTGGGCGCCAGGCCATAGATGACCGCGAAGAAGGCGCCGGCCAGACCGGCAAGGCCGGACGCCGCCGCCCACGCCACCGCCTGCACGCGGGCGGTGGACACGCCCATGAGGCGCGCCGTTTTCTCGTCCGCCGCCACCGCGCGCATGGCCACGCCGAAGCGGCTGCGGCTCAGGAAGAACCAGAAGCCCGCCAGCGCCAGCAGCAGCACCACGATCACGGCAATCTGGCTGACACGCATGCCGATTCCGCCCAGCTGCACGATGGTGTCCGCGCCCGCCACCGCGAACTTTTGCGGCGAGGCGCCCCAGATCAGGGTCACCAGGGAACGCAGCATCACGGACAGGCCCACCGTCACCAGCACGACGGACAGCACCGATTCGCCGAGCATGGGTCGCATGATGAGCCGCTCGCAGATCAGGCCCAGGAGCGCGCCCACCACCACCGCCACGAGCACCGTCAGCACGGCGCCGGTGCCCAGGGTGACCGCGATCGACCAGGAGGTATAGGCGCTGAGCATGCCCATCTCGCCCTGGGCGAAGTTGACGATGCCGGTGGCCTTGTAGATCACCGCGAAGCCCATGGCGACCAGTCCGTAGATGGCACCGATCGCCAGGCCCGAGACGACCAGTTCGATGAAATAGCTCATGACGCTTGCCCGTAGATCTGTTCGAGCTCGCGCGCGAACTTCTTGTTGATGAGGCCGCGGCGGACCTTCTGTGTGGCGGTGATTTCGCCGTCGTCGTGGTCCAGCTCTTTTTCGAGGAGCACGAACCTGCGGATGTTCTCCACCCGTGCAAACCGCGAGTTCACCTCGTCGACCACGCCCTGGATGAGCGCCACGACATCGGGCAGGAGCGTCACCGACTTGAACGTGGTGTATTGCAGGTCGCGCTCGGCGGCCCACCGGCCCACGCTGTCGAAGTCGATCTGGATCAGGCCACCCAGGAACTTCTTGCCCTCCCCCACCACGATGGCCTCGCGGATGTAGGGACTGTCCTTCAACGCGTTCTCGATCTCCGATGGTGCGATGTTCTTGCCGCCGCTGGTGATGATGATGGCCTTCTTGCGGTCCACCACCGCGATTTCATCTTCGCCGCGCAGCTCCACGATGTCGCCGGAGGCGAGCCAGCCGTCGGCCTGCAGGATCTCGCTCGTGCCCTTGTCGTCGAACAGGTAGCCCTTGAAGACGCCCGGCGAGCGCAGGAAGACTTCACCATCCGCGCCGAGCTTCCATTCGGTCCCCGGCATCGCGGGTCCGCAACTGGCATTCAGGAAAGGGCGCCCAGGCACTTGCACGAACCCCAGTCCGCAGGACTCGGTCAGTCCATAGCCCTGGCCCACCGGCACGCCGATGATGTCGAAGAAGCGCAGGGTCTCGGGCGACACCGACGCCCCGCCGCACATGCGGGTGTGGGTACGGTTCAATCCCATGTGGCGCTGCATGTTGCGAAACAGCGCGGCGTGCCAGAAGCCGAATTCCAGCCGATCACCCAGCGCCGTGAGCCGGCCCTTTGCCGCACGACGATCGGACAGCACCCGCCCTCGCTTCATGCCGACGCGGTAGACCCAGCGGGACAGGCGGGTGCTGTCCTTCATCTTGAACTCGAAGCCCTGCTGCAACTTCTCCCAGATGCGCGGCACGCCGAGAAAGAAGGTCGGCGCGATCTCGCGGATGTTGGTGGCCACCGTGTCGACGGACTCGGCAAAATTCACGCAACCGCCCGAGATCAGATGCTGCACAGTGGAGTAGGCGCGCTCCGCCACATGGCACAGCGGCAGATAGCACACCGACTCGAACGGCTGGTCGTGCATCTGTCGGGCCGCGCGATAGGCGTAGGTGCCATAGATGAAGTTGCGGTGCGTGAGCATCGCGCCCTTCGGCGGCCCGGTGGTCCCGGAGGTGTAGACCAGGATGTTGACGTCGTCCGGCACCAGACTCTCGATGCTGGCATCGAGCTGCCTTTCCGCGGCGGGGTCTTCGGCCGCGAGCTGGTCGCCCAGATCCATCAAGTGCGCGAAGCTGTGCGGCCGGCCCGGCTCATAGCGGCGCAGTCCTTTCATGTCGACGCAAAAAAGATGCTGCAGATGCGGCAGGCCGGCGTCGCTGGCCATCGCGTCGAGCACCTTGTCGGTCTGTTCCTGGTCGCCAGTAATCGCCACCTTCGCCTGGCAGTGGCCCGCGATGTACAGCACTTCGGCCCAGGGGTTGGTGGGATAGATGCCCACCACCTGAACACCGATCATCTGGGCACCCAGGTCGGCATAGAACCACTCGGGAAGCCCTTCGGCCGCGATGACAATGCGGTCACCGCGCCGCAGGCCGAGCTTCATCAGGCCCAGCGCCGTGCGGCGCGCGTCGCGGTAGTAGTCGGCCCAGGTGCGCGTGCGCCAGATGCCGTTGACCTTCTCGCGCAGCGCCACCTGCGCGCCGCGCTCCAGGGCATGCGCGCGCAGCAAGGCCGGCAGCGTGCCTTCGCCGCGAATCAATTGTTCGTGCTCAAACATGGCTGCCCTCCTCGCCGAGGTAGGCCGCCAGCACGGCCGGGCTCGCAGCCACTTCGGCCGGCGTTCCCTGCGCGATCAGGCAACCGAAATCCAGCACGTACACACGGTCCGAAAGGTCCATCACCACTTGCATGTCATGTTCGATCATCAGCACCGCGACGCCAAATTCGTCGCGAATGTCCAGGGTGAAGCGGGCAATGTCTTCTTTCTCTTCACGGTTCATGCCCGCCACGATTTCGTCGAGCAGCAGCAAGCTGGGCTCGCAGGCCAGCGCCCGGCCCAGCTCGACGCGTTTTTGCTGGCCGTAGGCCAACTGGCTCACCGGCTTGTCGCGCAGCTCTTCGATCTCCAGGAACTCGATGATCTGCTCGACCTTTTCGCGCGCGGCGATCTCCTCGCGCCGGGGGCGGCCCCAGAACGCGAGCGACTCCAGCACGGAGTAGTTGAAGTGGATGTGGCGCCCGACCAGCAGGTTCTCGATCACGCTGCCTTGACGGAAGAGCGCCAGGTTCTGAAAGGTGCGGCCGATGCCCAGGCGGGCGAACTCGGAAGACTTGAGCTTCGCCGTGTCCTGGCCCTTGAACAGGATCTGCCCCTCGCTGGGCGGTAGAACGCCGCTGACGAGGTTGAAGGTGGTTGTCTTGCCGGCGCCATTGGGGCCGATCAGGCTCACAATCTCGCCTGGCATCACCCGCAGGCTGACACCGTTCACGGCCTTGACGCCGCCGAAACGCTTGGAGATGCCGATCGCCTCCAGGACGGGGGTTTGCGCGGACGTGCTCATGACAGCCACCTCTTGCGGCGCTTGTAGTGCTTGACGTCTTTCATGCTGTTGCGCCCGGGCTGCGAGCTCAGGCCAAGGTAGAACTCGCGCACGTCGGCGTTGCGGCGCAGTTGCTCGCTGGTGCCGTCCAGCACGACGCGACCGTTCTCCATGATGTAGGCGTAGTCGGCAATGGCCAGGGCCCGGTTGGCGTTCTGCTCGACCAGCAGGATCGTCAGGCCGGTGGTGTCACGCAGCTTCTGGATGCTCTGAAAGATCTCGCTGACGATCAGCGGCGCCAGACCCAGCGAAGGCTCGTCGAGTGCCAGCACGCGCGGCCGACTCATGAGCGCACGCCCGATGGCCACCATTTGCTGTTCACCACCGGAGAGGTAGCCTGCGACCGTGCCGCGCAGGTCGGCCATCCGCGGGAACAACGCGAACACTTCTTCGCGTCCATGCGCGAGGCTGGCTGCAGCCTGCAGGTGCGCGCCTGCGATCAGGTTTTCTTCCACCGTCAGCGTGGCGAACAGGCGGCGCCCTTCCGGCACTTGCACCATGCCCTGACGCACGATGGCGGGGCGCCAGCGCCTTTTCGATGGCCTGGCCGTGCAGCAGGATCGAGCCCTTCTCGATCTCGCCGTCTTCGGCGTCCAGCACGCCCGACACGGCCTTGAGCACCGTGGACTTGCCCGCGCCGTTCGAGCCCAGCAAGGCCACGATCTGACCTGGCCGGACTTCCAGCGACACGTCGCGCACGGCTTCGATGGCGCCGCCGTAGACCACCTGGATGTTGTGGATGGCGAGCGCAGGCTTCGGTGGATCGCTTGAGGGTTGACTGATAGCCATAAGTCGAGAAATTGAGGCCGACCTTGTCGGCGATGGGCAAACACAACAACATTTATAGACCGTCCCGTCGGACTGCGAATAGGTCGATTATGCAAGGCGCAAGTCCTCAAAGGGCTGGTGCTAACCCTAGGATCTGCAGGCTGCGCATGCCAACCCCTTCGTTCATCCGCATGCCGTATCGCGCGTGACGACGCGGCCCGCGTCCTCCAACGACACCGAAAGCTGAGTCCTGTCGCCTGCGACCGTCTAAGGAACGACCCAATTTCCAACCGGCTCAGCGGCTCGCAGCCCACTCAGTCAAGGTAGGCCAGCAGGCAGTCCTGGCTGGCTGTCGCCACATGCCGCCCTTGGACGTCGTGGTAGTGCGCGATGCAGAGTCCGCGCCCATGCGCCGCATGCAGGCTCTCGGATGCCACGTGCAGCCAGCCATCGCAGCGCGGCACCCGGTGCAGCCACACGCCATGGTTGAGACTGGTGATATAGATTGGCCGCTCGCCCGCCCGCTTCAGATGTGGGGCAATGCAGCAAAAGTTGAGCCACCAATCGGACAGATAAGCAAAGCACGCGGCCTGCAGCCGCGGCACGTCGGGCAGCCGGTGAGGCACCCTGATCCAGTACCGAAAACGATGATCCGCGGTGCCTCCGGCCAGTTGGCGCTCGGCATCCGGAATGCGGAACTCGATGCAGTCGTTTACATCGCGGCCGTACCCACCCATCAGCGCCAGCGGGTCGCGTAGCGTCGACGACACCTGCGCCAGACGAGACAGGCGCTCGGGAACTTCGTCGGCGGGCGCCAGGCTCGGCCGCGCGTGCGTCGGCCCGGGAAGAGGCAGCGCGCAACTCACCTGAGCCTGGAGCACCGTGCGCTCACCCTGCGCCCCGCGAACTCCGACCGAGTGAAAACGCTTGCCCCTCTGCAGGTCCGACACCGTGTAGTCGACCGGCTGGTTCGGCATCGCGCCCTGCAGAAACAGGAATTGCATCGCCGTGGGCTCCCGCTGCGGCGGCGCATCAAGCAGCGCCGCATGGAACGCCTGCCCCAGCAACTGACCTCCGTAGGAGCGGCCGTTCTGGTTCGAGTCGCTGTGGCGGCTGCGCCAGGTCTGCGGCGCGATCCGGTCCAACGCCATTCGCTGCGCCAGCGTGATGGCGCTGTCCACAGCGCCGTCGTTCATTCCGCGGCCAGCTCGGGCCGGCGATGGCCGTTCGTGCGCGGTGCGATGCCCGGCTTCAGGCGCCAGTCCGCACCGAATTCATCGAGCCGGTGCAACGGCATGGGCGCCTCCTGGCCGATGCCACGCAGTCGCTGGGAGAACGCATCGATGTAGCCGGCGCGCGTCTCGGGTGTGGCGTAGTGGATGGACCACGACGCATGCGGCGCCAGTACCTCGAAGCCCGCGTAGGCCAGCGTGCCATGGAGCAGGTGCCACAGATTCACGTCCAGATGGGCCAGCAAGCCATCGGGCTCGACCATGCCGGGCAGGCACGCGGTGCTGGTGCATACGAGCGCGCGCCGCCCCTTCATGCCGCCGGCGTCGAAGCGCCGGCCCTTGCCGTACACCACGCCATTGACGAACACGCGGTCGAACCAGCCCTTCATGATGGCCGGCACCGAGAACCACCACAGCGGGAACTGCAGGATCAACATGTCGCACGCGAGCAGCTTGTCGATCTCCGCCTGGATGTCCGGCGCGAAGGCCTGGTGTTCGTGGGCATGCTTCTGCTCACGGTCGTACTGCAGCGCATCGGGGAAGCGCCGCTCGCGGAAGTCCTCGGCACTGGCGACCGGATTGAAGCCCATGCCATAGAGGTCGGACACCACGACCTGGTGTCCCTCCTCCTGCAGCACCTGTATCGAGCGGTCCAACAGGCCGCGGTTGAAGGATTTCGGTTCCGGGTGGGCGTAGACGATCAGTATGTTCATAGACAAGGGGCTTGCGCCCTCCTCGTGAATCCGTTGTTGCAGTGAGTCAATGGAAAGTGGCCTCAACCGGGGCTGCCCCGGCTTACCCAAGCTGCGCGGCAGTCGCGGGCGCCGCTGGCGAAGCCGGCAGACAATCCTTGAGGGACACGGATTCGTCGCCCAGCACGGAGGCCTCCACCGCCACACCCGCGGCAACCAACCGCTTGGCGAGCATGAAATCGGCTGGCCGGTTCACTGCATCGGCTGCGATCACCACCCCCTTTGTCAGATAGAAGGCGATGAAGCGCCGCGACGCAGGATCGCCTCGCAGCACGCAGGCCTCATGCCCCTGCGACAAGCCGACCATCTGCAGCTTGAGGTCGTACTGATCGGACCAGAACCACGGCACCGCGTGGTTGGGCTTGGGCTTGCCGCACAACGCCGAGGCGGCGGCCCTGGCCTGCTCCAATGCGTTCGGTACGGACTCAAGGCGAATGCGCCGGTTGTAGAGCGCACTGTGATGCGCGGTGCAATCGCCCGCCGCAAAGATGTCGGGGTCGGAGGTTTGCGAGAACTCGTCGACCACGATCCCGCCGTCGATGGCGAGTCCGGCCGCCTGCGCCAGTTCCACGTTGGGAATCATGCCGATGCCGGCCACCACGATATCGGCGGCAATGCGTTCGCCCGAAGCACACACCAGCGCGGTGATCGCGCCATCGTCCGCCAGTTCTGCGCGTTCGACGGACAGCCCGGTGCGCAGCTGCACGCCCGCCTCGCGATGCACGGCTTCGTAGAAGGCCGCCACCTGCGCACCGGTCACCCGTGCAAGCACACGCGGCAGTGCCTCGATCACCGTCACCTCGGCGCCGAACTTTCGCGCCGACGCCGCCAGCTCGAGCCCGACATAGCCACCGCCCACGACGACCAGGCGTGCGCCTTCTTTCAGCCCGGCGCGAATCGCATCGGCATCCGTGAGCGTTCGAAGGTAGTGCAGGTTGCGTGGCTTTGCACCCTCGTCCAGCCCAGGCAACACGAGCGTGCGCGGGCGCCCCCCCATGCACAACGCCAGCTTCGTGTAGGGCATGACCCGGTCGTCCTGGAGATGGACACGATGACCCGCCCGGTCGATCTGGACGAGATGCACGCCCGAATGCACTTGAACCCTTGCCGCCTCGTAGGCCGACGCAGGCCGCAGTGCAAGCGATTCAAAGCTCGCCGCACCATGCAGGTATGTTTTGGACAGCGGGGGCCGCTGGTACGGCAGCACGGCCTCGTCGCCAATCAAGTCGATGCGACCGACCCAGCCCTGCTGACGCGCCGCCATCGCCAACTCAGCACCGGCATGGCCCGCCCCCACGATCAGAAGATTTTCGTTTTCACGCATGCTGTCCCCTAAGAATTTCAATCGTCCACAATCAAACAAATGCATATAGACCGTCTTGTCGGTCTAATAATAGACTTGCCGCGGAATATTGACAAGTCGTGCCCGCGTCTCATCGGAGGACTCGCGGCCTGCACTGCCATTGCATCCACACCTCACAGGACCAAGCCATGACACGCGTACGCGCAGACGACTACGAGGACAAACGACAGTCGATCCTGGACCAGGCCGCGGCACTGTTCGCACGCAAGGGCTTCGAGGGATCCACCATGATCGAGGTCGCGCAAGCCTGCGGCGCCTCGAAGTCGCACCTCTACCACTACTTCGCCCGCAAGGAAGACCTGCTCTTCGAGATCGTGCGCGTGCACATCACGGCGCAACTGGCCGAGCTCGAGACCGTTGTGACCCAGGCGCTACCGGCCGAAGAGCGCTTCAACCGGTATGTCGAGACCTTCGTTGCGCGAGGGGCCAACTCGCGCAACGAACACCTGGTGCTGATGAATGACATCAAGTTCCTGCCCGATGCGCAACGGCGCGAAGTGCGCAAGCTCGAAAACCGCATCGTGGACCTGCTCGTGAGCGTGCTGCACGAGATCAACCCCGAGCTCATGCCCGCGCGCTCGCCACGCGGTCCCTACGCGATGCTGCTGTTCGGCATGATCATCTGGACCTTCACCTGGTACGAGAAGAGCGGCGCAATACCGCCGCGCGAACTGGCCGCGCGCATCTCGCAGTTGTTCGTTTACGGGTTCAAGGGGCAGCGCTTCGTGCCGCCCGCCCCGCCCAAGCGCTGAGTGGTGGAATCAACCGCCCCCTTCGTCGCCCTCGCCGACCCACACCACGCAGTCGCTGGCCGGTGCGCGCGCGGTGCGAAAGCTGTTCGCCGGATGCGATGCGTCGGCCATTCCGAAGGAAATGCCGCACACGATGCGGCGCTCTTGCGGAATGTCGAGGTGCGCACGAAGCACGGCGGGATGCGCAGCCACCGCCGCCTGCGGAATCGCCGCCACGCCCAGCGCCTGCGCGGCTGTCAGAAAGTTGGCGACGTACGCGCCGCAATCGATCGCACCATAGGTGCCGAGCGCCTCGTCCGCCGTCACGATGGCCAGATGCGGCGCCCCGAACAACCTGAAGTTCTCGCTCGCCTGCCGCGCCGATGCGACGCGGTCGCCCTCTGCGATGCCGACCGCCGCATAAAGACCCATGGCGCACTCGCGCCGACGCTCGCGGTAGATGCCGTTGTACGCACGCGGCCACGACAGGTCGGGCGCTGGTACGTCGGACGCGGCGGCCAACAGCGCCGTGCGCAGCCGCTCCAAGCGCGGACCACCGGCGATGTAGACCTGCCACGGCTGCGCGTTGCACCAGGACGCGGTGCGCTGAGCCGCATCGAGCACGCGCTCGATCTGCTCGCGGGCGAGTGGCGCAGGCAGGAACGCCCGGCAGCTGTGGCGTTCGCTCAGCAGCGAACGCAGCGTGTCGAATGCAAGGGAGGCTTCAGCCATGCGCGAACCTCTGGTGCACACGCAGTGCAAACTTCTTTTCCATGATGTTCTTCATTGGGTTTGGGAAACATGCGAGGACGTCGGAAATCACCCGCCGACCACGCCTCTGTCATGCAGACGCCCGAACTCAGCGCTGTCCACGCCAAGAACCGAGCACAGCACCTGCTCCGTGTCCGCCCCAAGCCGCGGCGCCGGCTGCACTGCACGCCGAGGCACGGCAGAGAAATCGAGCGGCAGCCCCGGCGCGATCAGGGAGCCCACGCCGTGCTGCACGATCTCGCCGAACATCGGGTTGGCAAATGAACAGGATTCGTCCCCGCTCACGAGTTGGGTCACGGTTTGATACTTGCCCCAGCAGACGCCGTGGCGATCGAGCTGCGCGGCCACGTCCGCGAACGGCCTGGCGCCCATCCAGCGTGCGACCACGGCCGCGATCTCTTCGCGGCGCAAGAAAACGGTTGCCCTCGCGCGCGAGATCGAGCCCGGCGCGCTGCCCGATCGCGGCCATCTCGTCCCCCATCGCCAGCGCATCGCACAGCGAACGCCATTGCTTGCCTGTGAGGCCGACCACCATGATGCGCACGCCGTCCGAGGTCGAGAAGTCGCGGCCGAACGCACCGAACAGATGGTTGCCGTGGCGGCCTCGTTCTTGCCCCAGTTGCGCCTCCGCCAGAAAGCCCAGGCTGCCCATGGCAGCGAGCGCCACGTCTTCGAGCGCCAGCTTCACATGCTGCCCCACGCCCTGGCGCCGCCGATGCCGCTCCGCCGCCAGCAACCCTGCCGCAGCCATCTGGCCGGTGACGAGGTCCCAGGCCGGCAGCACATGGTTGACGGCCGTTTCGGCCCCGCCGCTGCCGGTGAGGTACGGCAGGCCGATGCGGGGGTTGATCGTGTAGTCCACGGCCGAGCCGCCATGGCGGTCGCCCTGCACGGTCAGCTGGATCAGGTCGCTGCGCCGCTCGCGAAGGCTCTCGTGGTCCAGCCAGCCGCGCGGCGGGAAGTTGGTGAGCAGCATGCCCGCATCCTCGCCGGGTGCTGCGATGAGGGCCATCGCGAACTCCCGGCCCTCGGGCGAGCCGAGGTCGAGGGTGACGGATTTCTTGCCCTTGTTGAGCCCGGCCCAGAACAAGCTGATGCCGTCCTGGGTCACCGGCCAGCGCCGGTAGTCCAGGCCGCCGCCCAGCGCATCGATGCGGATCACCTCCGCGCCCATCTGGGCCAGCGTCATGCCGCCGAGCGGCGCCGCCACGAAGGCGGCGGCCTCGATCACGCGCATGCCCTCCAGCAGGTTGGCGTTGTCCATCGCGCCGCTCCTCAATGCAAGCGGGCTACCGCTCGGGCGGGGGTGGCGTCGGCCAGCGCCTGCTCGAGCAGGCTGCGTGCGATGACCTTGAGCGCCAGCGTCTCCTCCGCGCCCTCGAAGATCGACAGCACGCGCGCGTCGACGAAGTAGCGGCTCACCGGGCTCTCTTCCGCATAGCCATTGCCGCCATGCAATTGCAGTGCCTCACGGGTCACCCATTCGGCCGAGCGACACGCCAGCAGCTTGACCAGACTGGCCTCCATGCGGCCGCCGCCCTCGTCGAGTGTTCGCGCCACGGCGTAGGCCAGCCGCTGGCAGGCGGCATAGCGGGCGCCCATGCGCGCTAGCTTGGCGAGCGTCAGCGGACAGTCGAGCAACGGCGCGCCGAAGACCTTGCGATCCTCGGTGTAGCGCAAGGTGGCACGGATGGCAGCGCGCATGACGCCCGAAGCCCGCCCCGCGGTCTGCATGCGCCCGCCCATCATGCCGGCCATCGTGAAATAGAAACCCTTGCCCAGACCCGCCGCGCCGCCAATCACATGGCTGTCGGGCACGAACAGGTTGTCGAACGACAACTCGAACGAATGCATCCCGCGATAGCCGATGGTCGCGATGGCCTTGCCGGTCAGGCCCCCGCCACCTTGCGCTTCACTCTGGCGATAGGCGAATGCATGGCCGTCGTCCGACGGCTTTTCCACCAGCATCAAACTCAGCCCGCGATGGCCGGCCGAGCGATCTGGGTCGGTGCGCACCACCACCATCAGCAGCCCCGCCTTGCCGGCGAAGG
The Variovorax sp. OAS795 genome window above contains:
- a CDS encoding CoA transferase codes for the protein MRWRWGTRWPRSGSAPGSISRARATVFLRREEIAAVVARWMGARPFADVAAQLDRHGVCWGKYQTVTQLVSGDESCSFANPMFGEIVQHGVGSLIAPGLPLDFSAVPRRAVQPAPRLGADTEQVLCSVLGVDSAEFGRLHDRGVVGG
- a CDS encoding acyl-CoA thioesterase domain-containing protein, which translates into the protein MNDGAVDSAITLAQRMALDRIAPQTWRSRHSDSNQNGRSYGGQLLGQAFHAALLDAPPQREPTAMQFLFLQGAMPNQPVDYTVSDLQRGKRFHSVGVRGAQGERTVLQAQVSCALPLPGPTHARPSLAPADEVPERLSRLAQVSSTLRDPLALMGGYGRDVNDCIEFRIPDAERQLAGGTADHRFRYWIRVPHRLPDVPRLQAACFAYLSDWWLNFCCIAPHLKRAGERPIYITSLNHGVWLHRVPRCDGWLHVASESLHAAHGRGLCIAHYHDVQGRHVATASQDCLLAYLD
- a CDS encoding NAD(P)H-dependent oxidoreductase, which translates into the protein MNILIVYAHPEPKSFNRGLLDRSIQVLQEEGHQVVVSDLYGMGFNPVASAEDFRERRFPDALQYDREQKHAHEHQAFAPDIQAEIDKLLACDMLILQFPLWWFSVPAIMKGWFDRVFVNGVVYGKGRRFDAGGMKGRRALVCTSTACLPGMVEPDGLLAHLDVNLWHLLHGTLAYAGFEVLAPHASWSIHYATPETRAGYIDAFSQRLRGIGQEAPMPLHRLDEFGADWRLKPGIAPRTNGHRRPELAAE
- a CDS encoding FAD-dependent oxidoreductase: MRENENLLIVGAGHAGAELAMAARQQGWVGRIDLIGDEAVLPYQRPPLSKTYLHGAASFESLALRPASAYEAARVQVHSGVHLVQIDRAGHRVHLQDDRVMPYTKLALCMGGRPRTLVLPGLDEGAKPRNLHYLRTLTDADAIRAGLKEGARLVVVGGGYVGLELAASARKFGAEVTVIEALPRVLARVTGAQVAAFYEAVHREAGVQLRTGLSVERAELADDGAITALVCASGERIAADIVVAGIGMIPNVELAQAAGLAIDGGIVVDEFSQTSDPDIFAAGDCTAHHSALYNRRIRLESVPNALEQARAAASALCGKPKPNHAVPWFWSDQYDLKLQMVGLSQGHEACVLRGDPASRRFIAFYLTKGVVIAADAVNRPADFMLAKRLVAAGVAVEASVLGDESVSLKDCLPASPAAPATAAQLG
- a CDS encoding nitroreductase; its protein translation is MAEASLAFDTLRSLLSERHSCRAFLPAPLAREQIERVLDAAQRTASWCNAQPWQVYIAGGPRLERLRTALLAAASDVPAPDLSWPRAYNGIYRERRRECAMGLYAAVGIAEGDRVASARQASENFRLFGAPHLAIVTADEALGTYGAIDCGAYVANFLTAAQALGVAAIPQAAVAAHPAVLRAHLDIPQERRIVCGISFGMADASHPANSFRTARAPASDCVVWVGEGDEGGG
- a CDS encoding ABC transporter ATP-binding protein, coding for MSTSAQTPVLEAIGISKRFGGVKAVNGVSLRVMPGEIVSLIGPNGAGKTTTFNLVSGVLPPSEGQILFKGQDTAKLKSSEFARLGIGRTFQNLALFRQGSVIENLLVGRHIHFNYSVLESLAFWGRPRREEIAAREKVEQIIEFLEIEELRDKPVSQLAYGQQKRVELGRALACEPSLLLLDEIVAGMNREEKEDIARFTLDIRDEFGVAVLMIEHDMQVVMDLSDRVYVLDFGCLIAQGTPAEVAASPAVLAAYLGEEGSHV
- a CDS encoding branched-chain amino acid ABC transporter permease; this encodes MRSGFFKQKYSDLVVLTDSSAVKAWVAVLLVVLIGAPFVMSNYVLSHMTVILFTIVGALGLMVLTGFTGLISLGHVGFLMLGGYAYAIGVTRLGLPPELALVMSAVVPAAFGLIVGIPSLRLHGLYLAITTLAFAHIVSAGILAGGKFTGAGSGIAVERPVMFGMDLSSDRAFYWFCVAMCVLAVLVVLNLRRSYVGRALVAIRDNDIAARTMGISLVRYKLLAFLVSAALTGVAGALMGMYMSIVSVEGYPFLLSIEALAVIIVGGIGSVLGAMLGAVFIVSMPEVFSALMAGLGGRLAELMTTSAHEVKTILYGLAIVAFLRFDPRGLRGMWHDLRHAWVFWPLRY
- a CDS encoding branched-chain amino acid ABC transporter permease, translated to MSYFIELVVSGLAIGAIYGLVAMGFAVIYKATGIVNFAQGEMGMLSAYTSWSIAVTLGTGAVLTVLVAVVVGALLGLICERLIMRPMLGESVLSVVLVTVGLSVMLRSLVTLIWGASPQKFAVAGADTIVQLGGIGMRVSQIAVIVVLLLALAGFWFFLSRSRFGVAMRAVAADEKTARLMGVSTARVQAVAWAAASGLAGLAGAFFAVIYGLAPTIFELGLKAFPATVLGGFDAILGSGVSGLVIGVLENLVGGYLPSTLKEIAGFVLILVVLMVRPFGLFGEKRIERV
- a CDS encoding AMP-binding protein, which produces MFEHEQLIRGEGTLPALLRAHALERGAQVALREKVNGIWRTRTWADYYRDARRTALGLMKLGLRRGDRIVIAAEGLPEWFYADLGAQMIGVQVVGIYPTNPWAEVLYIAGHCQAKVAITGDQEQTDKVLDAMASDAGLPHLQHLFCVDMKGLRRYEPGRPHSFAHLMDLGDQLAAEDPAAERQLDASIESLVPDDVNILVYTSGTTGPPKGAMLTHRNFIYGTYAYRAARQMHDQPFESVCYLPLCHVAERAYSTVQHLISGGCVNFAESVDTVATNIREIAPTFFLGVPRIWEKLQQGFEFKMKDSTRLSRWVYRVGMKRGRVLSDRRAAKGRLTALGDRLEFGFWHAALFRNMQRHMGLNRTHTRMCGGASVSPETLRFFDIIGVPVGQGYGLTESCGLGFVQVPGRPFLNASCGPAMPGTEWKLGADGEVFLRSPGVFKGYLFDDKGTSEILQADGWLASGDIVELRGEDEIAVVDRKKAIIITSGGKNIAPSEIENALKDSPYIREAIVVGEGKKFLGGLIQIDFDSVGRWAAERDLQYTTFKSVTLLPDVVALIQGVVDEVNSRFARVENIRRFVLLEKELDHDDGEITATQKVRRGLINKKFARELEQIYGQAS
- a CDS encoding TetR/AcrR family transcriptional regulator, which encodes MTRVRADDYEDKRQSILDQAAALFARKGFEGSTMIEVAQACGASKSHLYHYFARKEDLLFEIVRVHITAQLAELETVVTQALPAEERFNRYVETFVARGANSRNEHLVLMNDIKFLPDAQRREVRKLENRIVDLLVSVLHEINPELMPARSPRGPYAMLLFGMIIWTFTWYEKSGAIPPRELAARISQLFVYGFKGQRFVPPAPPKR